CTTCTGAACCTTCATATCCTCAGCAAAGGCACGGGCAGTCTCCACGTAGCCATCGTGCTGGAGGAATTGTAGAACCAGAGCCTGGATGACATCGGTCTCACTCATTCCTTGTACGAGACTCGATGTGTCGGTGCTCTGGATATCCTTTTGCACCTTTTCGCGTTCTTCCTAATAGGGCATCAGTCATGTCTCACGCAGTAAGATGAGCTGCACAAGCCTACCCTCATAAGGTCGTCAATGTTGTACACGAAAGGGGTCTGCCCAAAATTGGCCCGGATGAACTCGCCAGGTTTCTTCAAGCTAACAGTTGGATAGAGCTTTCCTCGAATAACATCGTGAAATGCAGTTCCTGAGCCTGTTAGCTGCATGCCAGAATAGAGGCCTTTAAACTTACCAATCTTGACCCCGTTCTTGGTGAAGAAAGCAGTATTGTCCCTGAAATTGATGCCACATCCAATAACGTCGTTTGCGTTGTATAAAGGGCCAAAATGCCGCCCAATGTTTTGACCAGTGAAACATCGACCATCGTCGCCGTGGTAGCCCCAAGCCTCGGGTTCCCAGCCAACTGGTCGTGATAATGTCGCAGTCTTGGTAGAGAATCCTATGCCTATAGTCGCACTGTTTGGCTCGTTAGCATGAAAGAAGCCTATGAAGATGGCTCGGCCAACAGGCGGACTCACTCATCTCGTATAGCAGCCAGTATCTGCACCTCAAAGTAGTACACTCCACATTGGGCAGGCATGTAGTGATCGGCGCGCGCGGCACATGCCTCATGATCGCGATCATGCTGGTTCTTGGGTCCGACATACTTGATACTCAAACCATCGGCTTGAATCTCGATACCTCCCCATTGATCGTCCTTGTTCCATCTGGATGGTAGTGGGGCGAGCgagtcatcctcgtcaaagacGGGAGGGCGTTCGATAACAGTATGTGCCATGCCTCGGTGCGAACCCGGCGGCAGAGGATGTTGGGTGGTAAAAGTGGTCAGATTCTGGGAGAAGCCGTTGGTCGAGGTCCGGTTGGAGTCGCGGGCTTGGAGCTTGGACCTATGCGCCTCGCGGAGCTTCTGCACATATGTTGAGCCTTCAAGGTATGATGGGACAAAGAATGAGTCCTCGTCGTTCTGAAAGGAGCCGTCGGCGGCCTCGGAAGCCCTGAGCATATTGAAGGCCCGTGAGAAGGAGGGGAGGGCGCCCCTCCAGACACGAGAGGTCGTCTCGGTATCGACGTTGTCCATCTTGCTAGGATCGATCGAGCCTGAACCCGAGATGGCCAGGTCACCGGAGGCGTTAAAGATGGAGGTTCGGGCGGGATGGGTATAGAAGTTTGGGATATTGTCGACGGACGAGTTGTACGGAGGAGGAAAGCGGGAGGAGGTGGATGGCGCGACGGATGGCGAAGCTGATTCGGGTAAAGCAGACGAGTGTGAGGCGCGTTGGAGGGGATTTGCCATGACCACGAAGACGTCAAGCAGGCAGGATCGATGACGAGCCGTCACAGGCCCAGTCGCGCAACGAAGCCGAGAGAAAGAGGCTTCCGATGCGTACGTGCGAGCTCGTCGTTCGGGACGGCAGgtaggtggtggtgggcaCCACAGGGATCGGAGCACGATacggacaaggacaagcttTCAGATAAGAGCCGGActaggaggaaaagaagcccGCCACGATAGAGCAGCAATAGTAAAGGACTAGCGATACGAGAAACGGTTCAATCGTCGACAATGTGGCTTCGTAGCTGGCAGAGTAACGAAGAGAGTAGGTAGATGGCGGAGAGCGAGCAGTAGGTAGGTGGTCGGATACAGGTGGAGGTGGTTCCGTTGAGCGTCAAAGGTGCCGTCACCACTCGCTAATAAAGTTGACGTGACCCGCCCACATGAGATGGCCCAGCACCACCGATATCGACAGGTACGAATGTGAATAAAGACTTTGGAGAATAGAAACAATTCTCTGTTTGCTACGCGGCACCAGTCGTCGTTGTTGGGTTAAGCCGAGTCATGGTTGGATCATCCAGAGTAAACGGTACGTACTGTTCAGTCTGGCAATCACGAGAACCTGAACGTAACTCCAACGCTCTCTAGTCCGGTATCGTCTGTTAAGCCGGCCCCCAGTCGATTGCTGTCTCGGCTTAACATTGGAAGCCCCGCCGGCTTCCCCGCTGTCCGGCCCGGATGACCCAACTGCTAAGACCCCAGACCAGGCCAAAACAGGTCCGAGGCCAGCGATGATGGCACCATAGCGCAACATTGCGATATGATGCCGGTGCTTCATGTTTATCGGATACCATGTTTATGCAAGTAATTTAAGTCTGATGAGAAGAGTTGAGCATTGGACAGAGTACTGGCAGATGGGCAGTTGCCGAGGCCAAGCATCGTGTGCAACATTACACACCAGGGTTGGCCCAGCAAAGGGATTGGTGCAAGGACATCAACACAAACCATGTCCTGTTGACGCCGATGATGTATCTCCTGGACTACATGAGTTATCAGACTAATAGTTTTCAGCCCCTTGCGTCTGAGGCCTGCTCTGCAGAGTGATGTGGCTGTCCACTCGAAAAAAAGACTCGTCACAGAACACGCTGTCACCGGTGTTTACCAAGCAAGTCTCCTCAAAAGGGTGGGCAATAGGCAGACTGGGGTTCTCTGTGACTGAAAATTCACTTTTTGTGTCTAGATCAAACACAGTCTGTCTTATTGTCTATTCGTCAAACGAGGCTATCGTGAGTTAAAGACGAGAAAATTATTAGTCGCGCCGTGGTACCACAAGCCGCCACTTCATATTTCGATCCGCCTCTGTGTTGTTTCATAAGGCTCCAGGACACACCAGCATTCAAGAATCATGTTTGAAGTACAATTTTTACGGTCTCTACTCTTAACTCACCTTATCTCGGAAATCCATGTTTGGATGCCTGCGCCTTGGCCAAGGCGAAGAAGTGAGTTGCCCCAACGTCATTCAACCCGAACGACACGACTACTACCCAGACATTGCTGTACTAGCCATACTTCAACTTTCTTTCATCTATATAGCTCCTACATACCGCTGTCATGTTTGATTTGCTCATTTGCTTACGCTCTGTCCACTCTCCCAATCAGACAGGTCTCGCATTGACATGTAATGATCAGACGTAATTACCGAGCGACGCCTAACCAACCCCCTGTGTTCTATGCTATACGCAAGCTTATGGAACTCCGTGATTATACTTCATCTTAGTAGCTCTAAGCAGAGAGTGACCTAGTCTCGTAGTACGTCGCAGGTATCACGTCTTCTGCATCGTTGTAGTTCCACGCCAACCTGAATCCACCATACAAATCACTCAAATCACTTGCCAATCAAGTAAATACATAACAGTGTTTTAGATTGCGGTGAGTTCTCTACTGATAAAGAGATACTTGCTGATTTGTGATGCGAATGACTTCACTCAGTAATCGCAGGTGCCTCATAAGTTCAGAGCCACCAGCGGAGGAGGATCTCGGCTTTCTAGCCGAGGTATATCAAATTGATGTCTACTTTCGGCCTATGCCACTCCTAGGCCTTAGCGGCATGTCTTCGTTTTTATTTTGCGTCCCTCATATATCTCTCTGGTGATATTCCTTCTCTATTTCAGTACTTACTTCGACAACACGAACCAGCCACAAGTGATCAAATCCGACCTGAGTTTAATGGTCACAGGCTTGGCCACAAATGGTCAACCAATGGGAACCAATCTCGAGGTCAAGTTGAAGCGTATGTATCGTACCAAATGATATTTCTTCCTCTATTCCATCTCGGATCGGCTTCCACATCCCTACTACCACAGTACTCAACAGTCAACGCCCAGATGTCACCAGACGGGCTTTCCTATTCACCATAGCAGCCGAAATTATGCGGATGTGTGATTCATATTTTAGCCATTATATGCTCATTAATTTCATCCACTACTTGGGACAGATAGTAGGCCAGGTTCTACTCCTAATGAGCTCCACGCGCTCTTCTGAACTCGTCTTTTCGCACCAACAGCGACCGTGATCCAGCACATGAAACTAAAGCCTAAACATATCATACTGTTCCCAGGCTCACTGCCTCTAGTCTCTTATGTTCATCTTTCATAAATATGCATTCCGGTCTTTCATCTATTCTCACGGACCTACCGACGCCGGTTCTCGGTGTCCCTCCGCCGTGCTCCGGGGTGGAGCCCGTCGGTTGCGGGGTATTAAAGTGGGATCGCTCAACGCCTCGCTGCAGCCACGATCCAATGAGAAGCTTCGGTGCTGCATTCGAATTGCCTCATGCTTTGCTAGGTGGCACGAAATGAGACAATCCCAAACTGAATTTCCTGGGCTGACTGGGAGCATGTAAGAGTGCGAAGCATGCAGAGTTCTTTTCCCTGCATAAAGAGCGTGTCAGCAAGGGAGACGATGTTGAACAGTGCGTTGTCATCCGCATTATTGTTCCCAGCTGAAGAACGGGAATACCAGCTGGCAAAGTTATGCATCCCTTGATTCGGGATAAACAGCGCCCCACATCGGCTCATCCACTTCTTGGGCGACCCTGGTTGCCCCTGGAACATGGATGACTAAGCGCGCGCCTGCGCTGCGACCACACCATCACCCAGTGACATTGAAACCATGACTCTCATGAACCAAAGACGAGCGGAAAACGTACCCACAATCTGGCCATTGGGGCACCTCATCCCCTCCAAGCTCTTCGCATGCCGCTCAAGATTGGAAATGCCTCACCTGAGCATCCAGCTGTCCAACAACGCACGTCAGAAACTCACGGGACGTGTACCGGACTTGTTCATGGCTTGGGTATAGTATCTTcgggacgggatcccgagctGGGGGGAATAATAAACCAACCACCACCATGCATCTGACTTTCTCGCGAGAGGGAATTTTTCGTCAGCCTGGCTTGAGCATCTGCGTGCCGCCTGGACCGGGCGGCGAATCGCCAAACCCTGATGCCACTCCTCCTGCCTTGGCAGGCTGCGACAATTAAAGTCTACGATCAGCGCTGGAGGCATACCATGAAAAGATCGGTCTCGACAGAGCTTGGGGCAATGAAATGCTGAAAATTGATGCAATTTGCTTGGGAATACCATCCACTGTCTAATCTTTCCCGCCAGAATCGTCCGTTACGTTACAACAAGGCACTTTATGTGCTTTCAAAACATGATACATCCCAGTCGCCAACCCTTTTCCATAGCGTTCCATCTTCGCTGTTCCTGTAACGCCGGCGACACCAGCGTCGCAATCCCTGATGAATTAAATAATCAAGTTTGAACCCTTCTCCATGCCCAGTCTACTGAAAGGGACTTGTCTCTGGTCGACAAATGTCGGCCTGTGTAAACCTGAAACTCCGCTGTGACATGTCGAATAATAAAACAACCTCTGTGAAAGGGCAGAATGAGCACGTCAATAACGTGACAGCCCTATGTCTATGAGGCAGCGGCAATAGGCACCGGTGCTGGTGATGCGCCGTGGACGCTGGATGCACTGCGCATCTCGACGTCGACACCACTgttgctggcgctggcgctgtTGCCCTCTTGGCCGTtgaccttgttctccttgctGCTACCTTCAGCTGAGACGGTAGCAGAATCCTCAGTGCTGGACTCGGGACCCTTCTTTGGGGGTGCCGTCCAGCGTGGGATTTCCCAGACGACGCCAGTAAAGCTCTTGAGCGTGAAGCCGCCCTTGTTCCACTTGCGACACGGCTTGCCAGACCGGTCGAGGGCGCGAAGGCCGGCATTGATAGCACCTTGGTTCGCCTTGGGGCCCAGCTTGTGACCTCCAGCCGGTCGATTGGCCGTGCTTGAGTGGTCGATTGTCCCGTCCTCCCTATAAATAGTTGTTAGTGCATTGTTCTTTCATGTCGGTTTTGACATGACAAAGTAATAATCGGCAAGACTTACAAAcgaggcttcttcttgggacCCGGCTTTCCTCGTGGCTTGGGAACGCCATCTATTCCGTTGGCATTGGCAGCCGATCGCTTGacacccttcttcttgggtcCTTCGACGGGAGGGCCCATGGCTGAAGGAGCTGGTGTTCCATCGGCGGGAGTCGCATCGGCAGCAGGTGTAGCAGCATTCGAATCTGAAGCATTATCGCCGTTCGAGTTGCTAGCAGGAGGTTGCGAGCCAGTGACAGAAACGGTGTCGGCAGCGGGGGAGTTGATGTTTTCCTTTTCAGACTTGACGGGAGAGTCTTCCTTGACGGGCTTGGAATCGACGAGGTCGCGAAGCTTGTCAGGCGACACCTTGAGAGTGACGAGCAGCGTAGGCTTT
This region of Fusarium falciforme chromosome 5, complete sequence genomic DNA includes:
- a CDS encoding Protein SSH4 gives rise to the protein MANPLQRASHSSALPESASPSVAPSTSSRFPPPYNSSVDNIPNFYTHPARTSIFNASGDLAISGSGSIDPSKMDNVDTETTSRVWRGALPSFSRAFNMLRASEAADGSFQNDEDSFFVPSYLEGSTYVQKLREAHRSKLQARDSNRTSTNGFSQNLTTFTTQHPLPPGSHRGMAHTVIERPPVFDEDDSLAPLPSRWNKDDQWGGIEIQADGLSIKYVGPKNQHDRDHEACAARADHYMPAQCGVYYFEVQILAAIRDDATIGIGFSTKTATLSRPVGWEPEAWGYHGDDGRCFTGQNIGRHFGPLYNANDVIGCGINFRDNTAFFTKNGVKIGTAFHDVIRGKLYPTVSLKKPGEFIRANFGQTPFVYNIDDLMREEREKVQKDIQSTDTSSLVQGMSETDVIQALVLQFLQHDGYVETARAFAEDMKVQKEALSLDPGLKVDGVNIRDDEDANNRQRIRRAILEGDIDRALKYTNAYYPHVLQDNEHVYFRLRCRRFIELVRKAAQLNMLNETKNSNGHGSNTAPQSMDIDLNGSDTTAWEADGGENAAELAELERSMLEYGQKLQEEYANDPRKEVSKALNEIWALVAYQNPLKEPQVSHLLDRRGRVAVAEELNSAILLSLGKSSRAALEKLYAQTSVLLEDLRQDGGEGAFVSVDNAWDGIPRSTHL